A region from the Scylla paramamosain isolate STU-SP2022 unplaced genomic scaffold, ASM3559412v1 Contig2, whole genome shotgun sequence genome encodes:
- the LOC135095948 gene encoding zinc finger protein 776-like: MALSETWVQFVMAATLPCSTDQASIQAAALPGTDGCLASPRVPAGLDAACAGGSGAAVEVVRPGSSMSGRWRRQQQQQQQQPASGVRRRRCGGKNHLEAGSSVHRGESKFECQQCDKTFVSRQGLKYHTLTHSGVRNYDGVRNYECDECGKRFTTISRLNEHAFRHTGVREFECDVCGKCFKTKADIAQHVKIHF, encoded by the exons ATGGCTCTTTCTGAGACGTGGGTACAGTTTGTAATGGCCGCCACTCTTCCCTGCTCCACAGACCAGGCCAGCATCCAGGCCGCCGCCCTGCCTGGCACTGACGGCTGTCTGGCCTCCCCGAGGGTCCCTGCAGGACTGGACGCGGCGTGTGCTGGCGGGAGTGGTGCTGCGGTGGAGGTCGTGAGGCCGGGCAGCAGCATGAGCGGCCGGTGGCggcggcaacagcagcagcagcagcagcagccagcctcAGGTGTGAGGAGGCGCAGGTGTGGTGGCAAGAATCACCTGGAGGCAGGCAGCTCTGtccacagaggagagagcaagtttgagtgccagcagtgtgacaaAACTTTTGTATCCAGACAAGGCCTTAAgtaccacaccctgacacacagtggtgttagaaattatga tggtgttagaaattatgagtgtgatgagtgtgggaaaagatttaccacCATTTCTCGTCTCAATGAACACGCCTTCAGACACACTGGGGTGAGGGAGTTcgagtgtgatgtttgtggcaagtgtttcaagacaaaggCTGATATTGCCCAGCACGTGAAGATCCacttctga
- the LOC135095985 gene encoding zinc finger protein 157-like isoform X1, whose translation MKFPPISASLPSYTPFPPLLYPPPLPPNTAFRPSWREMSGRVQAARPAYRQPILLCPTSPRVPARLAMACAGGSGAVVEAVRPGNSMSGRQQQQQQQQPASGVGRRRRGGKNHLEAGSSVHRGESKFECQQCDKTFVSRQGLDYHTLTHSGVRNYECGECGRKFTQKSHLTTHTLTHSGVRNYECDECGKKFTHKFNLTRHTLTHNGVSNYECDECGKKFTQKSSLTEHTLTHSGVSNYECDECGRKFIKKSNLTRHILTHSGVKNYECRECGRKFTQKPSLTAHTLTHRDVRNYECNECGKRFPTISRLNKHSFRHTGLREFKCDVCGKCFKTKGDIASHMRVHF comes from the exons ATGAAATTCCCTCCTATATccgcttccctcccctcctatacccccttccctcccctcctctaccccccaccccttcctcccaaCACTGCCTTCAGACCATCATGGCGTGAG ATGTCAGGCAGAGTCCAGGCTGCACGCCCTGCTTACCGCCAACCAATCTTGTTGTGTCCAACTTCCCCGAGGGTCCCTGCAAGACTGGCCATGGCGTGTGCCGGTGggagtggtgctgtggtggaggCCGTGAGGCCGGGCAACAGCATGAGTggccggcagcagcagcagcagcagcagcagccagcctcaggtgtggggaggcGCAGGCGTGGTGGCAAGAATCACCTGGAGGCAGGCAGCTCTGtccacagaggagagagcaagtttgagtgccagcagtgtgacaaAACTTTTGTATCCAGACAAGGCCTTGACtaccacaccctgacacacagtggtgttagaaattatgagtgtggtgagtgtggcaggaaatttacccaaaagtctcacctcaccacacacaccttgacacacagtggtgttagaaattatgagtgtgatgagtgtgggaaaaaatttacccacaagtttaacctcaccagacacacctTGACACACAATGGTGTTAgtaattatgagtgtgatgagtgtgggaagaaatttacccaaaagtcttccctcaccgaacacaccctgacacacagtggtgtcagtaattatgagtgtgatgagtgtgggagaAAATTTATCAAAAAGTCTAATCTCACCAGACacatcctgacacacagtggtgttaagaATTATGAGTGTCGTGAGTGTGGGAGGAAATTTACCCAAAAGCCTTCCCTGACcgcacacaccctgacacacagggaTGTTCGAAATTATGAGTGTAAtgagtgtggcaaaagatttcCTACCATTTCTCGTCTCAATAAACACTCCTTCAGACACACTGGCTTGAGAGAGTTcaagtgtgatgtttgtggcaaatgtttcaagacaaaGGGTGATATTGCCAGCCACATGAGGGTCCACTTCtga
- the LOC135095985 gene encoding zinc finger protein 157-like isoform X2 — protein sequence MSGRVQAARPAYRQPILLCPTSPRVPARLAMACAGGSGAVVEAVRPGNSMSGRQQQQQQQQPASGVGRRRRGGKNHLEAGSSVHRGESKFECQQCDKTFVSRQGLDYHTLTHSGVRNYECGECGRKFTQKSHLTTHTLTHSGVRNYECDECGKKFTHKFNLTRHTLTHNGVSNYECDECGKKFTQKSSLTEHTLTHSGVSNYECDECGRKFIKKSNLTRHILTHSGVKNYECRECGRKFTQKPSLTAHTLTHRDVRNYECNECGKRFPTISRLNKHSFRHTGLREFKCDVCGKCFKTKGDIASHMRVHF from the coding sequence ATGTCAGGCAGAGTCCAGGCTGCACGCCCTGCTTACCGCCAACCAATCTTGTTGTGTCCAACTTCCCCGAGGGTCCCTGCAAGACTGGCCATGGCGTGTGCCGGTGggagtggtgctgtggtggaggCCGTGAGGCCGGGCAACAGCATGAGTggccggcagcagcagcagcagcagcagcagccagcctcaggtgtggggaggcGCAGGCGTGGTGGCAAGAATCACCTGGAGGCAGGCAGCTCTGtccacagaggagagagcaagtttgagtgccagcagtgtgacaaAACTTTTGTATCCAGACAAGGCCTTGACtaccacaccctgacacacagtggtgttagaaattatgagtgtggtgagtgtggcaggaaatttacccaaaagtctcacctcaccacacacaccttgacacacagtggtgttagaaattatgagtgtgatgagtgtgggaaaaaatttacccacaagtttaacctcaccagacacacctTGACACACAATGGTGTTAgtaattatgagtgtgatgagtgtgggaagaaatttacccaaaagtcttccctcaccgaacacaccctgacacacagtggtgtcagtaattatgagtgtgatgagtgtgggagaAAATTTATCAAAAAGTCTAATCTCACCAGACacatcctgacacacagtggtgttaagaATTATGAGTGTCGTGAGTGTGGGAGGAAATTTACCCAAAAGCCTTCCCTGACcgcacacaccctgacacacagggaTGTTCGAAATTATGAGTGTAAtgagtgtggcaaaagatttcCTACCATTTCTCGTCTCAATAAACACTCCTTCAGACACACTGGCTTGAGAGAGTTcaagtgtgatgtttgtggcaaatgtttcaagacaaaGGGTGATATTGCCAGCCACATGAGGGTCCACTTCtga